In the genome of Fulvivirga maritima, one region contains:
- a CDS encoding glycosyltransferase, translating into MHKFMIVVPPFFGHISPTLSLGAELISRGHEVVWVGLKPIDQKQVPEKGRFLVPEELEDHQEELLEILGKQDKGPSLSKLETLKLALEETYVPFCHLLMPGLTRLVEEWEPDVIIHDELIFAAPILAVNKGIPYVTTIAVPPKVIDRFHIPKIENWVKGHTFGVQKAYGIDLDKPILRSEELCIVSTSPEFADASGLGKQYKFVGPLIKGRPNSVTFDWERLDKASSPKIYVSIGTLLEDIRKKFFSKVVEAFADSPYTFVCATNPDIIEEWPDNFIVQSYVPQSEIIPKMNAVICHGGFNTVNETFYHGLPMVITPIAYDQFYIASLVKEAGCGIDIRYKRLRIDALKQALDQILEPGNSYKKEALKIQASLKDCGGAEAAASHVEQFAADKRPATVL; encoded by the coding sequence ATGCACAAATTCATGATAGTAGTCCCTCCTTTTTTCGGACATATAAGTCCTACACTAAGTCTGGGGGCTGAACTTATTTCCCGTGGGCATGAGGTAGTGTGGGTAGGATTAAAACCAATAGATCAAAAACAAGTACCTGAAAAAGGCCGCTTTCTGGTGCCTGAAGAACTAGAAGACCATCAGGAAGAGCTCCTTGAAATTCTGGGAAAGCAGGATAAAGGCCCTTCCCTATCCAAACTAGAAACCTTAAAGCTAGCATTGGAAGAGACTTATGTCCCCTTTTGTCACCTACTCATGCCGGGCCTTACCCGTTTGGTAGAAGAATGGGAACCCGATGTTATCATTCATGATGAGCTGATCTTTGCTGCTCCTATTTTGGCGGTGAACAAAGGCATTCCTTATGTTACCACCATAGCCGTACCCCCAAAAGTGATAGACCGCTTTCATATTCCTAAAATTGAGAATTGGGTAAAAGGGCATACTTTCGGTGTTCAAAAGGCTTATGGAATAGACTTAGACAAGCCCATTTTAAGGTCTGAAGAGCTCTGCATAGTATCTACCTCTCCTGAGTTTGCTGATGCCAGCGGACTGGGTAAGCAATATAAATTTGTAGGTCCACTGATAAAAGGAAGACCCAACTCCGTAACCTTCGACTGGGAACGACTGGATAAAGCTTCAAGCCCTAAAATCTATGTTTCTATAGGCACTTTGCTGGAAGACATCAGAAAGAAATTCTTCTCTAAAGTAGTGGAAGCCTTTGCTGATTCGCCATACACCTTTGTTTGTGCTACCAATCCGGATATAATAGAAGAATGGCCAGATAATTTCATAGTCCAATCATACGTACCTCAGAGTGAAATCATTCCTAAAATGAATGCCGTTATCTGTCATGGTGGATTTAACACGGTAAATGAAACCTTTTACCACGGATTACCCATGGTGATCACCCCTATTGCTTATGATCAGTTTTATATCGCCTCATTAGTAAAAGAAGCGGGTTGCGGCATAGATATAAGGTATAAAAGGCTACGCATAGATGCTTTAAAACAAGCACTGGATCAAATTCTGGAACCAGGAAATTCCTATAAAAAAGAGGCCTTAAAGATACAAGCATCCTTAAAAGACTGTGGTGGAGCTGAGGCAGCAGCCAGCCATGTAGAACAGTTTGCTGCTGATAAAAGACCCGCTACCGTATTATAA
- a CDS encoding acyl carrier protein, with the protein MDIVKTLTGRNEILEEMKSIIADVIGEEFVEDMDITEESSFTSDLEMDSIEIVSFSEKVKESFGKDIDFTGWLTNKNLEEIIEMKLKDVIDFIQSCQ; encoded by the coding sequence ATGGATATAGTAAAAACACTTACCGGAAGAAATGAAATTCTCGAGGAAATGAAATCAATTATAGCCGATGTCATTGGGGAAGAATTTGTGGAAGATATGGATATCACCGAAGAAAGTTCATTTACCTCAGACCTGGAGATGGACAGCATTGAAATAGTCTCATTCTCAGAAAAGGTGAAGGAGAGCTTTGGTAAGGACATAGACTTTACAGGCTGGCTTACCAATAAAAACCTGGAAGAGATCATAGAAATGAAATTGAAAGATGTAATTGACTTTATACAATCATGCCAGTAA
- a CDS encoding alpha/beta fold hydrolase, producing the protein MPVINIPSGKLHVQELEGNSEDTVILIHGLFGNLSLYYFNIAPLLSENYRVLMYDLRGHGKNSKEESGYHLNQMTQDLEALIDHYELEKVHLAGYSFGGLIALKMAMIAPEKIDKLMIIDAPDLSAISEEGFAQMYEREFITPYMQQHANAKEGAAAFIRKKVDKSISSYHFLTRETTLPVDLKMEENFFYHPDLKHITNDTLLLYARSSSFAEDGKTLSAILPSSSLKYLDGNHSMPMVSGRQVGLELSMFLRERSEQTLALEEQ; encoded by the coding sequence ATGCCAGTAATCAATATACCATCAGGAAAACTGCATGTGCAAGAGCTGGAAGGTAACTCCGAAGACACTGTGATATTAATTCATGGTCTCTTCGGGAACCTCTCTCTTTACTATTTCAACATAGCTCCTCTGCTTAGCGAAAACTACCGGGTGCTCATGTATGACCTGCGCGGCCATGGCAAGAATAGTAAAGAAGAAAGCGGCTACCACCTGAATCAAATGACTCAGGATTTGGAAGCCCTTATAGATCACTATGAATTAGAAAAAGTTCACCTGGCAGGATATAGCTTTGGCGGCCTCATAGCCTTAAAAATGGCAATGATAGCCCCTGAAAAAATAGATAAACTCATGATCATAGATGCTCCTGATTTATCGGCTATAAGCGAAGAAGGTTTTGCTCAGATGTATGAACGAGAGTTTATCACACCATACATGCAGCAGCATGCTAATGCAAAAGAAGGTGCCGCTGCTTTCATTAGAAAAAAGGTAGATAAAAGCATTTCTTCTTATCACTTTCTTACTCGGGAAACCACCTTACCTGTAGACTTAAAAATGGAAGAAAATTTCTTTTATCATCCTGATTTAAAACACATTACGAACGACACTTTATTACTATATGCCAGATCTTCAAGCTTTGCTGAAGACGGGAAAACGCTGTCAGCCATTTTACCCTCTTCCAGCCTGAAATATCTGGATGGCAATCATAGTATGCCCATGGTATCTGGCCGCCAGGTAGGGCTTGAACTTTCTATGTTTTTAAGAGAACGGAGCGAGCAAACCCTTGCCTTAGAGGAGCAATAA
- a CDS encoding alpha/beta fold hydrolase, translating to MPFIDINGLRTHYQELNPSGKETIIMIHGIIANLAQFYLTIAPELSSSYRVILYDIRGHGKTDMPASNYKIDDFNEDLLLLMSVLKIKKAHIIGFSFGGLIALKFAFKYPKRIHKLGIIECPNPIRPTFETAQEHMKEDENSKNPTDKFKDRLKQRTLKLMNTTTITQDIDADKDIDNESISQLKPSTLLLYGTHSDCYDMATRLITHAPNTTLKEIDGDHYFIMTKPSLVSLELKKFLSEPVYA from the coding sequence ATGCCATTTATTGATATAAACGGACTTAGAACCCACTACCAGGAACTTAACCCATCCGGGAAAGAAACCATAATTATGATCCATGGTATTATTGCTAACCTGGCTCAATTTTACCTGACCATTGCTCCAGAACTATCTTCATCTTATCGTGTAATTTTATATGATATCAGAGGCCATGGTAAAACCGATATGCCTGCCTCCAACTATAAAATTGATGATTTCAATGAGGATTTGCTTTTATTGATGTCAGTCTTAAAAATCAAAAAAGCACATATCATAGGCTTTAGCTTCGGTGGGCTAATCGCACTAAAATTTGCTTTTAAATACCCTAAAAGGATTCATAAACTAGGCATTATTGAATGCCCAAACCCCATACGTCCCACCTTCGAAACGGCCCAGGAACACATGAAAGAAGATGAGAACAGTAAAAATCCGACTGATAAATTTAAAGACAGGCTTAAGCAGAGAACGCTTAAATTAATGAATACCACTACCATCACTCAAGATATTGATGCCGATAAAGACATTGACAATGAATCCATTAGCCAATTAAAACCCTCTACACTTTTACTATATGGCACGCATTCTGATTGTTATGATATGGCCACCAGACTTATTACTCACGCACCCAATACCACTTTAAAAGAAATTGATGGAGATCATTATTTCATTATGACCAAACCAAGCCTGGTATCTTTAGAGCTGAAAAAGTTTTTATCAGAACCAGTATACGCTTGA
- a CDS encoding PAS domain S-box protein, translated as MQFVRYAPVSIAMFDRHMNYIACSHKWLTDWWVKSTPIHIDDLIGQNHYEVFPDVIPYWKSVHKRALKGAMEFNENDEFIKENGQKEILRWDARPWRDDQNKIGGIIVHTEFITERKKNEELLKKSRARLSKLVENIPGVPYSCNHDSNRTILFVSNAVEDLTGYHKEDFIKKASISFVKLIVPEDKDRVWKTREEYINKKEAFEIHYRIRTRYGEIKYIFERGQGVFSERDELISIEGILLDVTKQKLLEEELKQSQAVLLKAQKLANLGNWEMDLETGDVYWSEQLFKILGLEDNEVVPTFEKGLDYLHPDDHHKAKEGIRKTLSGSNDLSLEYRILRKDGSIRNVIIRNEKDEQAKKLIGTIQDITDRKKGDQALKESEERNKSLIKALPDCMFIHNINGTILDFELPKNSPFSIDKSIIGKKLDSLYPPSVANELLEVFKKAYEENELQTHEFELPTSKGLLYCEARVITRNSDQILCIVRDITKAKREEYKALQSLKSFYSAFYISPVPVTISQLADGTLIDVNSRFCELVKLKKEDVIGKTTTELNFWPDLAARNRFIEKISVEGKVYEYEEEIRISDGSIIDVLISAEVISIEEKSCLLLMLSDISERKKNEKELLKLTEKLTTSNQELKQFAYITSHNLRAPIVNIDTLISFINKEDTGATGNAEIIDRIGKSFTQLKSSLNDLIQLVTLRDQKYEANEEVSFNKVFHIVYDSIETQIKSTNVEIETAFNVQTVMFKRALMESILLNLLSNAIKYRNMDAPHITIKTGSTHEGKVFLSVKDNGLGMDLAKNKDRLFGMYQRFHENTEGKGLGLYIIKSQVESMGGNIEVESALGKGSTFTVFFNSATASENESSS; from the coding sequence ATGCAATTTGTTAGGTATGCCCCTGTGTCAATAGCTATGTTTGACAGGCACATGAACTACATAGCCTGTAGTCATAAATGGCTTACCGACTGGTGGGTAAAGAGCACTCCTATTCACATAGATGACCTTATTGGGCAAAACCACTATGAAGTATTTCCTGATGTAATCCCCTACTGGAAAAGTGTGCATAAAAGAGCCCTTAAAGGGGCTATGGAATTCAATGAAAACGATGAGTTCATAAAAGAAAACGGCCAGAAGGAAATTCTCCGGTGGGATGCCCGTCCGTGGCGAGATGACCAAAATAAGATTGGTGGTATTATAGTTCACACTGAATTTATTACAGAGCGAAAAAAGAACGAAGAACTACTCAAAAAAAGCAGGGCCCGGCTTTCTAAGCTGGTAGAAAACATTCCCGGGGTTCCTTACAGCTGTAATCATGATAGTAATAGAACCATACTATTTGTAAGTAATGCTGTAGAAGACCTTACGGGCTACCACAAGGAAGACTTTATTAAAAAGGCCAGCATCAGTTTTGTAAAGCTGATTGTGCCAGAAGATAAAGATCGTGTTTGGAAAACCAGAGAAGAGTATATTAATAAAAAAGAAGCCTTTGAAATCCATTATCGTATCAGAACCAGGTATGGAGAAATTAAATACATATTTGAAAGAGGACAGGGTGTATTTTCTGAAAGAGATGAGCTGATATCTATTGAGGGTATTTTGCTGGATGTAACTAAGCAAAAATTGCTTGAAGAGGAGCTGAAGCAAAGTCAGGCCGTATTACTCAAGGCCCAAAAATTAGCTAACCTTGGTAACTGGGAGATGGATTTAGAAACCGGAGATGTGTACTGGTCAGAACAACTTTTCAAAATCCTCGGGCTTGAAGATAATGAAGTGGTACCTACTTTTGAAAAAGGCCTGGATTATTTACACCCCGATGACCATCATAAAGCCAAGGAAGGAATAAGAAAGACGCTTTCAGGAAGTAATGATTTATCACTTGAATATAGGATATTGAGAAAAGACGGTTCTATCAGGAATGTTATTATCAGGAATGAAAAAGATGAACAAGCAAAAAAGCTCATTGGCACTATTCAAGACATCACTGATCGTAAGAAAGGGGACCAAGCTTTAAAAGAAAGTGAAGAAAGGAATAAGTCTTTAATAAAAGCTCTTCCTGATTGCATGTTCATTCATAATATAAATGGCACAATCCTGGACTTTGAGCTACCAAAAAATTCTCCCTTTTCCATTGATAAAAGTATAATAGGCAAAAAGCTAGATAGTCTTTATCCACCTTCGGTAGCTAATGAACTGTTAGAAGTTTTTAAAAAGGCCTATGAAGAGAATGAATTACAAACCCATGAGTTTGAGTTACCAACAAGCAAAGGTCTGTTATACTGCGAAGCCAGGGTAATTACTCGAAACTCCGATCAGATTTTATGCATTGTAAGAGACATTACTAAAGCTAAAAGAGAAGAATATAAAGCCTTACAGTCTTTAAAAAGTTTCTATAGTGCCTTTTATATTAGTCCCGTGCCGGTTACTATCAGTCAACTGGCTGATGGTACATTAATAGATGTAAACAGCCGATTTTGCGAATTAGTAAAACTTAAAAAAGAGGATGTAATAGGCAAAACTACCACAGAACTCAACTTTTGGCCTGATCTGGCGGCTCGTAACCGTTTTATAGAGAAAATCTCTGTAGAAGGAAAAGTGTATGAATATGAAGAAGAAATTCGCATTTCAGATGGCTCTATAATTGACGTACTTATTTCAGCTGAAGTGATATCTATTGAAGAAAAATCATGTCTGCTTCTCATGTTATCAGATATTTCTGAAAGGAAGAAAAACGAAAAAGAATTGCTAAAACTCACTGAAAAACTTACCACGTCTAATCAGGAGTTGAAGCAATTTGCCTACATCACCTCTCATAATCTCCGTGCTCCTATTGTTAATATAGACACACTTATAAGTTTCATTAATAAAGAAGATACAGGCGCCACTGGCAATGCTGAGATAATAGATAGAATTGGTAAGTCGTTCACCCAGCTGAAATCTAGCCTCAATGACCTGATACAGTTAGTCACACTTAGAGACCAAAAGTATGAAGCCAATGAAGAAGTATCTTTCAACAAGGTTTTTCATATCGTTTATGATAGTATAGAAACACAGATAAAATCAACCAACGTAGAAATAGAAACTGCGTTTAATGTACAGACTGTGATGTTTAAGCGAGCACTCATGGAAAGTATACTACTCAACTTACTATCTAATGCTATCAAATATCGAAATATGGATGCTCCACACATAACAATAAAAACAGGCTCTACGCACGAAGGCAAGGTGTTTTTATCGGTAAAGGATAATGGTTTAGGTATGGACCTCGCTAAAAATAAAGATCGCCTTTTCGGCATGTATCAGCGGTTTCATGAAAACACTGAAGGCAAAGGTTTAGGTCTATACATCATAAAATCACAGGTAGAATCTATGGGTGGAAATATAGAGGTAGAAAGTGCTCTTGGTAAAGGCTCTACCTTCACGGTATTTTTTAACTCAGCAACAGCATCAGAAAATGAATCTTCCTCTTAA
- a CDS encoding glycosyltransferase: MARFVFIVPPFTGHINPTLSLGKQLLQAGHKVAWISLTDNFNGQIPDGGELLLIQSGDDGTSGKEYFDQITEKGHTAFGIESIKFLYEDVLIPMSRFMFPGICKFIDSWRADVVITDHQVYAGAIAAVKKRIPYVTSVTAPTALKAMKDMPKILEWETEQIVGLQQELGIAGNSSLACSELLTLVFTSKEFLGDETYPEYYQFVGPITVGRPVAFSFNWARFQNTRGPRVLVSIGTTFDMQYKKDFFAKVIEALGDEPMTVVVVSEEKLFPSWPKNFIVQPRIPQLELLKYLDAVVCHGGHNTVCESLTHGLPLITIPIAYDQSHVSSQVAESGCGIRLNFKRFKATQLKTAVQDILNNPSYKEASKFISNSFTAAGGEKRAVELLEDVVPQHTSVYG, from the coding sequence ATGGCAAGATTCGTATTTATTGTACCTCCTTTTACAGGGCATATTAACCCTACTTTAAGCTTAGGAAAACAACTGCTGCAGGCAGGTCATAAAGTAGCCTGGATAAGCTTAACCGACAATTTTAACGGACAAATTCCTGATGGAGGAGAATTACTCCTAATCCAAAGTGGTGATGATGGCACCAGCGGAAAAGAATACTTCGACCAGATTACCGAAAAAGGTCATACAGCATTTGGCATAGAAAGCATTAAGTTTTTGTATGAAGATGTGCTCATTCCCATGTCTCGGTTTATGTTTCCGGGCATTTGCAAGTTTATTGATAGCTGGCGGGCAGATGTAGTAATTACGGACCATCAGGTGTATGCCGGAGCTATTGCAGCTGTGAAAAAAAGAATTCCCTATGTTACTTCAGTTACAGCTCCTACCGCACTCAAGGCCATGAAAGACATGCCTAAAATATTAGAATGGGAAACAGAACAAATAGTAGGATTACAGCAAGAGTTAGGCATAGCCGGAAACAGCTCGCTCGCCTGCTCAGAACTGCTTACACTCGTTTTTACCTCTAAAGAATTTTTAGGCGACGAGACATACCCAGAATATTATCAGTTTGTAGGTCCTATCACGGTAGGCCGACCAGTGGCCTTTTCTTTTAATTGGGCTCGTTTTCAAAATACCAGAGGACCAAGGGTTTTGGTATCGATAGGCACTACTTTTGATATGCAATATAAAAAAGACTTCTTCGCAAAAGTGATAGAAGCCTTAGGCGATGAACCTATGACTGTGGTAGTAGTTTCAGAAGAGAAGCTATTCCCTTCATGGCCAAAAAACTTTATCGTTCAGCCTCGCATCCCACAATTAGAATTATTAAAATACCTGGATGCTGTAGTCTGCCATGGCGGCCATAATACCGTTTGTGAATCTCTCACACACGGATTGCCACTCATAACCATCCCCATTGCCTACGATCAATCGCATGTATCTTCTCAGGTAGCTGAATCGGGTTGTGGTATCCGACTAAATTTCAAAAGGTTTAAAGCCACTCAACTTAAAACTGCCGTACAGGATATACTTAATAACCCATCTTATAAAGAAGCCTCAAAATTTATAAGTAACTCGTTTACTGCAGCCGGAGGTGAAAAAAGAGCGGTAGAATTATTAGAAGATGTAGTACCACAACACACTTCTGTTTATGGATGA
- a CDS encoding OsmC family protein, which produces MKITTKYISDYEYEASTEEGQKVKIDMKDSGKTDQSPMQLVLSALTGCIAVEIALVIKKRRKTLVDLIIEAEGTRREEAPKYFTNIHLLFTLVSPDANNEELYKATKLSLEKYCSVASSLKADITFDTKVIEQS; this is translated from the coding sequence ATGAAAATAACAACCAAATATATCTCTGATTACGAATATGAAGCCTCTACTGAAGAGGGTCAGAAAGTAAAAATAGATATGAAAGATAGTGGAAAAACTGACCAATCACCTATGCAGTTAGTTCTCTCTGCTTTAACAGGATGCATAGCAGTAGAAATTGCTTTAGTAATAAAGAAACGTAGAAAAACATTGGTTGATCTTATTATAGAAGCCGAAGGTACAAGAAGAGAAGAAGCACCAAAGTACTTCACTAACATTCACTTGCTGTTTACATTAGTTTCTCCTGATGCCAATAACGAAGAATTATATAAAGCTACCAAACTGAGCCTTGAGAAATACTGCTCTGTTGCCTCTTCGCTAAAAGCAGATATTACATTTGACACTAAAGTAATTGAGCAGTCTTAA
- a CDS encoding condensation domain-containing protein, which produces MDEINIRKLSVGERLMYLDGKKPFNIYFGIRIAGTIELRQLEHALQVVQTKHPLLRSVIRQDKNGSPCYHVLKKYKSIPIRIVPWKNEQSWWDQIDYEWSTPFDLERGASIRLLWVKGKEKSDLLIISPHAICDGASFVVIIKELLSLIDNPDTKLENYSLCGDLAGMIPEKHLLKGNKAFYAKLGLKLGGNILKVANMLTKKKQFAMQAIKWTLPETQTKALIAACKENNTTVHAALCVAFMRGFHQVINKKKKKELKVISPIDIRKFLPDLKPDMLFSFAPAVRIAINGDRNLDFWSTTRKVLDDLKINTTEEKIYKMLSKDEIIHPLVPAISRFMQNTKGSHCLTLSNLGKIPIPLEYKNFKAERMLGTIVGLPWYNANTVIVNTLNGIMSFAFMANHYTLTCQQMREIASLSMNELQMACRWKPYDALSQALTLEKKETRTIDLYTSHNKKVKKYAIY; this is translated from the coding sequence ATGGATGAAATTAACATAAGAAAGCTCTCTGTTGGCGAACGGCTCATGTATCTGGATGGCAAAAAACCATTCAATATATATTTCGGAATCCGGATAGCCGGCACAATTGAGCTGCGACAATTGGAACATGCGCTCCAGGTAGTGCAGACCAAGCATCCTTTGCTCAGATCAGTTATACGCCAAGACAAAAATGGCTCTCCATGTTACCATGTGCTCAAGAAGTATAAGTCCATTCCCATCCGGATTGTTCCATGGAAAAACGAACAAAGCTGGTGGGATCAGATAGATTATGAATGGTCTACACCCTTTGACCTGGAGCGAGGAGCCTCTATCCGGCTATTGTGGGTGAAAGGAAAAGAGAAGTCTGACTTGCTCATAATCAGCCCCCATGCTATCTGCGACGGTGCTTCTTTTGTAGTAATCATTAAAGAGCTGCTCAGTTTAATAGATAACCCTGACACTAAGCTGGAAAACTATTCTTTATGTGGGGATCTAGCCGGCATGATCCCCGAAAAGCATCTCCTTAAAGGAAATAAAGCATTTTATGCAAAACTAGGCCTGAAATTAGGAGGCAACATACTGAAAGTGGCGAATATGCTCACCAAAAAAAAGCAATTCGCCATGCAGGCTATTAAATGGACTCTACCTGAAACACAAACCAAAGCTCTTATTGCTGCCTGCAAAGAAAATAATACCACCGTACATGCGGCTCTTTGTGTAGCATTCATGAGAGGGTTTCATCAGGTAATAAATAAAAAGAAGAAAAAGGAATTAAAAGTTATCTCTCCTATTGATATCCGAAAATTCTTACCTGACCTTAAACCAGACATGCTATTTTCTTTCGCCCCTGCCGTGAGAATAGCCATAAACGGAGATCGAAACCTTGATTTCTGGAGCACTACCAGAAAAGTTTTGGATGATCTTAAAATTAACACCACTGAAGAAAAGATCTATAAAATGCTTTCAAAGGACGAGATTATTCATCCTTTGGTACCAGCCATTTCCCGATTCATGCAAAATACTAAGGGGAGCCATTGCCTTACCTTGTCCAACTTAGGAAAAATACCCATACCCTTAGAATATAAAAACTTTAAAGCTGAGCGAATGCTTGGCACCATAGTAGGTTTACCTTGGTATAATGCCAATACGGTAATTGTGAACACACTTAACGGAATCATGAGCTTTGCTTTTATGGCTAACCATTATACCCTTACCTGCCAGCAGATGCGTGAAATAGCCTCTTTAAGCATGAACGAGCTCCAAATGGCATGCCGCTGGAAACCTTATGATGCACTTTCGCAAGCCCTTACGCTGGAGAAAAAGGAGACTCGAACAATTGATTTATATACTTCGCACAATAAAAAAGTGAAAAAATATGCCATTTATTGA